A genomic region of Gossypium hirsutum isolate 1008001.06 chromosome D01, Gossypium_hirsutum_v2.1, whole genome shotgun sequence contains the following coding sequences:
- the LOC107921473 gene encoding probable inactive poly [ADP-ribose] polymerase SRO2 — MELMNQIVEEDDQDSVTIAKDNDGVPDAMSEDDEVESSYSFDFFAKNDLIKVHESSYEYSIVRTGFFSGIEENSSKKIKILAIHKTFNSSFSAKVKAKNFQILAKAVARKCCGDANIKYAWYSASKDEICEILKHGFSWYIKTAENQYCYRTSIYLFAAKFSSDSVLGSKVDETGVRHLLLCRVILGKQELVTGNCNDWFHPSSPEFDSGVDDLSAPRKYIIWSTYMNSHILPCYIISFGAPYEVCIA, encoded by the exons ATGGAATTAATGAACCAaatcgttgaagaagatgatcaaGATTCGGTGACTATTGCTAAAGATAATGATGGAGTTCCAGACGCTATGTCTGAAGACGACGAGGTTGAATCAAGTTATAGTTTCGATTTTTTTGCCAAGAATGATTTGATTAAGGTACATGAATCAAGTTATGAATATTCGATCGTGAGAACAGGATTTTTCTCTGGCATCGAAGAAAATTCGAGTAAGAAAATAAAGATCCTTGCGATTCATAAAACCTTCAACTCTAGTTTCTCAGCAAAAGTTAAGGCCAAAAACTTTCAGATTTTGGCCAAGGCAGTGGCCCGCAAGTGCTGCGGAGATGCGAATATCAAGTACGCTTGGTATAGTGCTTCGAAGGATGAGATTTGCGAGATTTTGAAGCATGGATTTAGTTGGTATATTAAGACTGCTGAAAATCAATATTGTTATAGAACTAGCATTTATTTGTTCGCTGCAAAGTTTTCCTCTGACAG TGTGTTGGGTTCAAAGGTGGATGAAACTGGGGTGAGGCATTTGTTGTTATGCCGCGTTATTTTGGGAAAGCAAGAACTAGTGACCGGTAATTGTAATGATTGGTTTCATCCGAGTTCGCCGGAGTTTGATTCCGGCGTAGACGATCTGTCAGCTCCCAGAAAATATATCATTTGGAGTACATACATGAATTCCCACATCCTCCCTTGTTACATCATCAGTTTTGGGGCCCCTTATGAGGTATGTATAGCTTAG